A portion of the Pan troglodytes isolate AG18354 chromosome 10, NHGRI_mPanTro3-v2.0_pri, whole genome shotgun sequence genome contains these proteins:
- the ARF3 gene encoding ADP-ribosylation factor 3 isoform X2: MGNIFGNLLKSLIGKKEMRILMVGLDAAGKTTILYKLKLGEIVTTIPTIGFNVETVEYKNISFTVWDVGGQDKIRPLWRHYFQNTQGLIFVVDSNDRERVNEAREELMRMLAEDELRDAVLLVFANKQVPEQSLRPG, encoded by the exons ATGGGCAATATCTTTGGAAACCTTCTCAAGAGCCTGATTGGGAAGAAGGAGATGCGCATCCTGATGGTGGGCCTGGATGCCGCAGGAAAGACCACCATCCTATACAAGCTGAAACTGGGGGAGATCGTCACCACCATCCCTACCATTG GGTTCAATGTGGAGACAGTGGAGTATAAGAACATCAGCTTTACAGTGTGGGATGTGGGTGGCCAGGACAAGATTCGACCCCTCTGGAGACACTACTTCCAGAACACCCAAG GGTTGATATTTGTGGTCGACAGCAATGATCGGGAGCGAGTAAATGAGGCCCGGGAAGAGCTGATGAGAATGCTGGCGGAGGACGAGCTCCGGGATGCTGTACTCCTTGTCTTTGCAAACAAACAG